In Mus musculus strain C57BL/6J chromosome 14, GRCm38.p6 C57BL/6J, the following are encoded in one genomic region:
- the Gm9611 gene encoding disks large homolog 5-like, whose translation MGSQAGSAGEASPQAPTINEQEKRQERLQKLKRELQNIKNARDELQGILANYTNKDLNDRINFETFMLEMQHDQVMTDLKCMPQDISEALYKCKQLTKENQFYCFRNCHLLIESNLIQHKVRMLRKENRQLLREQIALEECNIETKILCNEGSQKIKDHYTKKQQVG comes from the exons atgggttcccaagcag GGTCTGCTGGGGAGGCTTCACCCCAAGCCCCCACTATCAATGAGcaggagaagagacaggagaggttgcagaagctcaaaagagagctccagaacataaaaaatgccagagacgaacttcagggaatcctggccaactacactaacaaggatttaaatgacag gatcaactttgagacattcatgcttgagatgcaacatgaccaggtgatgactgacctgaagtgtatgccccaggacatcagtgaggccttgtacaagtgcaagcagttgactaaagaaaatcagttctactg cttcaggaactgccacctcctgattgaatctaacctcatccagcacaaagtcaggatgttgaggaaggagaacagacagctgctaagggagcagattgcattggaagaatgcaacatagaaacaaaaatactatgtAATGAAGGTAGCCAGAAGATCAAAGACCACTATACTAAgaagcagcaggtaggatga